A portion of the Callithrix jacchus isolate 240 chromosome 21, calJac240_pri, whole genome shotgun sequence genome contains these proteins:
- the LOC144580692 gene encoding uncharacterized protein LOC144580692 produces MGTNSIWQEATDTWELCTAVASGLVLWADCVQLTLRTEPSYFPISGAADGKSEAAAAPASFEAGLEELVSQPEDSLPCTHPWWQSPTRGLMSPLSPLMAFPTGHHSLFQLRTSL; encoded by the exons ATGGGAACTAACTCCATATGGCAGGAAGCCACTGACACGTGGGAGCTGTGCACGGCAGTGGCCAGTGGCCTTGTCTTATGGGCAGACTGCGTTCAACTCACCCTCAGAACTGAGCCCTCCTACTTCCCAATATCCGGGGCTGCCGATGGGAAATCCGAGGCTGCCGCGGCTCCTGCGAGCTTTGAAG CTGGCCTGGAGGAGCTTGTCTCACAGCCGGAGGACTCACTGCCCTGCACCCACCCCTGGTGGCAGAGCCCCACGCGTGGCCTGATGTCACCACTGTCCCCGCTGATGGCCTTTCCCACAGGACATCACAG
- the LOC108589362 gene encoding uncharacterized protein LOC108589362 produces MSVCSSDLSYSSRVCLPGSCDSCTDSSWQVDDCPESCCEPPCCAPSCCAPAPCMTLVCTPASCVSSPCCQAACEPIPCQSGCTSSCTPLCCQQSSCQPACCTFSPCQQACCVPVRCKSVCCVPTCCKPVCCMPTCSEGSSSCCQQSDCQPACCTSSPCQQACCVPVCCKPVCCKSVCCVPTCSEDSSSCCQQSSCQLACCTSSPCQQACCVPVCCKPVCCVPKCSGASTSCCQQSSCQPACCTTSCCRPSSSVSLLCRPVCRPACCVPVPSCCAPTSSCQPSCCHPASCVSLLCRPACSRPVC; encoded by the coding sequence ATGTCTGTCTGCTCCAGCGACCTGAGCTACAGCAGCCGCGTCTGCCTTCCTGGTTCCTGTGACTCTTGCACTGATTCCTCCTGGCAGGTGGACGACTGCCCAGAGAGCTGCTGCGAGCCCCCCTGCTGTGCCCCCAGCTGCTGCGCCCCAGCCCCCTGCATGACCCTGGTCTGCACCCCAGCCAGCTGTGTGTCCAGCCCCTGCTGCCAGGCAGCCTGTGAGCCAATCCCCTGCCAATCAGGCTGCACCAGCTCCTGCACGCCCTTGTGCTGCCAGCAGTCTAGCTGCCAGCCGGCTTGCTGCACCTTCTCCCCCTGCCAGCAGGCCTGCTGTGTGCCTGTCCGCTGCAAGTCTGTCTGCTGTGTGCCCACCTGCTGCAAGCCTGTGTGCTGCATGCCCACCTGCTCTGAGGGCTCCTCTTCATGCTGCCAGCAGTCTGACTGCCAGCCGGCTTGCTGTACCTCCTCCCCCTGCCAGCAGGCCTGCTGTGTGCCCGTCTGCTGCAAGCCTGTCTGCTGCAagtctgtgtgctgtgtgcccACCTGCTCTGAGGATTCCTCTTCATGCTGCCAGCAGTCTAGCTGCCAGCTGGCTTGCTGCACCTCTTCCCCCTGCCAGCAGGCCTGCTGTGTGCCCGTCTGCTGCAAGCCTGTGTGCTGTGTGCCCAAATGCTCTGGGGCTTCTACTTCATGTTGCCAGCAGTCTAGCTGCCAGCCGGCTTGCTGCACCACCTCCTGCTGCAGACCCTCCTCCTCCGTGTCCCTCCTCTGCCGCCCCGTGTGCAGGCCTGCCTGCTGCGTGCCCGTCCCCTCCTGCTgtgcccccacctcctcctgccagCCCAGCTGCTGCCATCCAGCCTCCTGCGTGTCCCTCCTCTGCCGCCCTGCGTGCTCCCGCCCAGTCTGCTGA
- the LOC118142792 gene encoding uncharacterized protein LOC118142792 has translation MSICSSACSDSWQVDDCPESCCEPPCCAPSCCAPAPCLTLVCTPVSCVSSPCCQAACEPRPCQSGCTSSCTPSCCQQSSCQPACCTFSPCQQSCCVSVCCKSVCCVPTCSEDSSCCQQSSCQPACYASAPCQQACCVPVCCKSVCCVPVCSGASTSCCQQSSCQPACCTTSCCRPSSSVSLLCRPLCRPACCAPASSCCAPASSCQPSCCRPASCVSFLCHPTCSRPAC, from the coding sequence ATGTCCATCTGCTCCAGCGCTTGCTCCGACTCCTGGCAGGTGGATGACTGCCCAGAGAGCTGCTGCGAGCCCCCCTGCTGTGCCCCCAGCTGCTGTGCCCCAGCCCCCTGCCTGACCCTGGTCTGCACCCCAGTGAGCTGTGTGTCCAGCCCCTGCTGCCAGGCGGCCTGTGAGCCCAGGCCCTGCCAATCAGGCTGCACCAGCTCCTGCACGCCCTCATGCTGCCAGCAGTCTAGCTGCCAGCCGGCTTGCTGCACCTTCTCCCCCTGCCAGCAGTCCTGCTGTGTGTCCGTCTGCTGCAAGTCTGTCTGCTGTGTGCCCACCTGCTCTGAGGATTCTTCATGCTGCCAACAGTCTAGCTGCCAGCCGGCTTGCTATGCCTCCGCCCCCTGCCAGCAGGCCTGCTGTGTGCCCGTCTGCTGCAagtctgtgtgctgtgtgcctgtCTGCTCTGGGGCTTCTACTTCATGCTGCCAGCAGTCTAGCTGCCAGCCGGCTTGCTGCACCACCTCCTGCTGCAGACCCTCCTCCTCTGTGTCCCTCCTCTGCCGCCCCTTGTGCAGGCCTGCCTGCTGTGCCCCCGCCTCCTCCTGCTGTGCCCCCGCCTCCTCCTGCCAGCCCAGCTGCTGCCGCCCGGCCTCCTGTGTGTCCTTCCTCTGCCACCCCACGTGCTCCCGCCCTGCCTGCTGA